In Halobaculum magnesiiphilum, the following proteins share a genomic window:
- a CDS encoding MFS transporter — protein MVQFGNSVALLRDKEFSALAGTAFARSQAYSTLLIALALYAEDFGTTGTVEGLFGTAFAVVQLLIVLPLGRKVDTSNAKHWLLLGLAINVVVFFGFMLVESATHVILVRVLQGVGASVLWITGSTVVGHIAPDDQNGRWLGSYNQVAAFSSLAGDVVGGYLLFAEGYTFTYVVLTAVTILAFVLVFLNLRDDPGGGTENDAGDGVATLKALLDLPMIRALVVFRLAFSVGKMAVIIFLPILARTEFGTTAFAIGWILAGGKLTKSITQGYVGDLSDRVGNKEYFVVAGAFLYGIGTALIPLSYYFEGTVDPVRFVAFGGEQVLGGAFFSLFGAYMILGVADSIRLPASMSLFVEEGERYDSVASAMSLRSISWKVGQVAGPVGIGAIKQYVSTSAAFYTAAGFIVVASGVFWVVFRRASAREAALEELDADPADD, from the coding sequence GTGGTGCAGTTCGGCAACTCCGTCGCCCTCCTGCGCGACAAGGAGTTCTCGGCGCTGGCGGGCACTGCGTTCGCGCGCAGTCAGGCGTACTCGACGCTGCTCATCGCGCTGGCGCTGTACGCCGAGGACTTCGGGACGACCGGCACGGTCGAGGGACTGTTCGGCACCGCCTTCGCCGTCGTCCAGTTGCTCATCGTCCTCCCGCTCGGCCGGAAGGTCGACACGAGCAACGCGAAACACTGGCTCCTGCTGGGGCTCGCGATCAACGTGGTCGTCTTCTTCGGGTTCATGCTCGTCGAGAGCGCGACGCACGTCATCCTCGTCCGGGTCTTGCAGGGCGTCGGCGCGTCCGTCCTCTGGATCACGGGCTCGACCGTCGTCGGCCACATCGCGCCGGACGACCAGAACGGCCGCTGGCTCGGTTCGTACAACCAGGTCGCGGCGTTCTCCAGCCTCGCGGGGGACGTGGTCGGCGGCTACCTCCTGTTCGCGGAGGGGTACACGTTCACGTACGTCGTCCTCACCGCGGTCACGATCCTCGCGTTCGTCCTCGTGTTCCTCAACCTCCGCGACGATCCCGGCGGCGGCACCGAGAACGACGCCGGCGACGGCGTCGCGACGCTGAAGGCGCTGCTCGACCTCCCGATGATCCGCGCGCTCGTCGTCTTCCGGCTCGCGTTCTCGGTCGGCAAGATGGCGGTGATCATCTTCCTCCCCATCCTCGCGCGCACCGAGTTCGGAACAACCGCGTTCGCAATCGGCTGGATCCTCGCGGGCGGGAAGCTCACGAAGTCGATCACTCAGGGGTACGTCGGCGACCTCTCCGACCGCGTCGGCAACAAGGAGTACTTCGTCGTCGCCGGCGCGTTCCTGTACGGGATCGGCACGGCGCTCATCCCCCTGAGCTACTACTTCGAGGGGACGGTCGACCCGGTTCGGTTCGTCGCCTTCGGCGGCGAGCAGGTGCTCGGCGGCGCGTTCTTCAGCCTCTTCGGGGCGTACATGATCCTGGGTGTCGCCGACTCGATCCGCCTGCCGGCGTCGATGTCGCTGTTCGTCGAGGAGGGCGAGCGCTACGACTCCGTCGCCTCAGCGATGAGCCTCCGATCGATCTCCTGGAAGGTCGGGCAGGTCGCGGGGCCGGTCGGCATCGGGGCCATCAAGCAGTACGTCTCCACGAGCGCCGCTTTCTACACGGCCGCGGGGTTCATCGTCGTCGCTTCCGGCGTCTTCTGGGTCGTGTTCCGCCGGGCGTCGGCGCGGGAGGCGGCGCTGGAGGAACTGGACGCGGACCCGGCAGACGACTGA
- a CDS encoding sensor histidine kinase, with translation MTRRSVRDRLRGAVAAVLASAGAWASAAAVRYGNGDAADPSAAPRAIAREVAVDGATEGVVVVDSDGVVVECNGTAADAMGVDQELAIGEPIEALDPEIAARVDESIAADGDDQVADDDRVADDDRVADGDELVADEDDQVAADTDTATDVDASGTTRLTRMTDEGKRHYDLHVSRFGRPELAGRVLTFRDATDEHRLRRRVGVLNRLLRHDLRNEMNVVLGYTELIEDRLRREAAGSDAPEDAPDDEATTALDRITGAAETMLDRAETVRHVEATLDVDVSARSRLDVAGLVRAQVEGLAMEYPSVNPQVTVDAPESAWITATGLIDTVFVNLIENAIEHSHRERPGIEVTVRESGEYVAVTVADDGPGIPSQELRTFQTEAETAVTHSSGLGLWLVVWITEESGGRVSFDIDETGTAVTVEFPAADPPE, from the coding sequence ATGACCCGGCGGTCCGTTCGCGACCGCCTGCGCGGCGCCGTCGCCGCGGTCCTGGCGTCCGCCGGCGCGTGGGCCTCCGCCGCCGCCGTCCGGTACGGGAACGGCGACGCCGCGGACCCGTCGGCCGCCCCGCGGGCGATCGCACGCGAGGTCGCGGTCGACGGCGCGACCGAGGGGGTGGTCGTCGTCGATAGCGACGGCGTCGTCGTCGAGTGTAACGGAACCGCGGCCGACGCGATGGGGGTCGATCAGGAGCTCGCCATCGGCGAGCCGATCGAGGCGCTCGATCCGGAAATCGCCGCTCGGGTCGACGAGTCGATCGCCGCCGACGGCGACGACCAGGTCGCAGACGACGATCGGGTCGCAGACGACGATCGGGTCGCAGACGGCGATGAGTTGGTCGCAGACGAGGACGATCAGGTCGCGGCCGACACGGACACGGCCACGGACGTTGACGCGAGCGGGACGACGCGTCTCACCCGGATGACCGACGAGGGGAAACGCCACTACGACCTTCACGTCTCCCGGTTCGGCCGACCCGAGCTGGCGGGCCGGGTTCTCACCTTCCGCGACGCGACCGACGAACACCGGCTTCGCCGGCGGGTGGGTGTGTTGAACCGGCTCCTCCGACACGACCTCCGGAACGAGATGAACGTCGTTCTGGGGTACACCGAACTGATCGAAGACCGCCTCAGACGAGAGGCAGCCGGGAGCGACGCGCCCGAGGACGCCCCCGACGACGAGGCGACGACCGCGCTCGACCGGATCACCGGCGCCGCCGAGACGATGCTCGACCGCGCGGAAACCGTTCGCCACGTCGAGGCGACGTTGGACGTGGACGTGTCCGCCAGATCGCGACTCGACGTGGCCGGGCTGGTGCGCGCGCAGGTCGAGGGGCTCGCCATGGAGTACCCGTCCGTGAACCCGCAGGTCACCGTCGACGCCCCCGAGTCGGCGTGGATCACCGCGACCGGACTGATAGACACCGTGTTCGTGAACCTCATCGAGAACGCGATCGAACACAGCCACCGCGAGCGACCGGGCATCGAGGTCACCGTCAGAGAATCAGGCGAGTACGTCGCCGTGACGGTCGCCGACGATGGCCCGGGGATCCCCAGTCAGGAGCTTCGGACGTTCCAGACCGAGGCCGAGACGGCCGTCACCCACTCGTCGGGACTGGGGCTGTGGCTCGTCGTGTGGATCACGGAGGAATCCGGGGGACGGGTCTCCTTCGACATCGACGAGACGGGTACCGCGGTCACGGTGGAGTTTCCCGCCGCCGATCCGCCGGAATAG
- a CDS encoding DUF7549 family protein: MVWVRSEYAGELAVLSTWVAALLPWNVFYGAVAGGSVLFVRFPLFQIRYAFGLPFVRATSVSSPVSAFLLQSGTSVQVAYGLWLVGAAVYLVALVISVYYYREEERAESWGVDPVDVLGGLLVASAVLFLVASVLLPERFFGIGFGIGGGIPGVSIPVGAVLQLVLGGVLLRADRVN; encoded by the coding sequence ATGGTCTGGGTCCGATCGGAGTACGCGGGGGAGCTGGCCGTCCTCTCGACGTGGGTCGCGGCGCTGCTCCCGTGGAACGTGTTCTACGGCGCCGTCGCCGGGGGGTCGGTGCTGTTCGTCCGCTTCCCGCTGTTTCAGATCCGCTACGCCTTCGGCCTCCCGTTCGTCCGGGCGACGAGCGTCTCCTCGCCGGTGTCGGCGTTCCTCCTCCAGTCGGGCACCTCCGTGCAGGTCGCCTACGGGCTCTGGCTCGTCGGCGCAGCCGTGTATCTCGTCGCGCTCGTGATCTCCGTGTACTACTACCGCGAGGAGGAGCGCGCCGAGTCGTGGGGCGTCGATCCCGTCGACGTGCTGGGCGGCCTGCTCGTCGCCTCCGCCGTGCTGTTCCTCGTCGCCTCTGTGTTGCTTCCGGAGCGCTTTTTCGGGATCGGTTTCGGCATCGGCGGCGGGATCCCCGGCGTGTCGATCCCGGTGGGCGCCGTGCTCCAGCTCGTGCTCGGCGGCGTGCTCCTGCGGGCGGACCGAGTGAACTGA
- a CDS encoding class I SAM-dependent methyltransferase, whose translation MTPDNPTHTDDSDPTEGDGVDASDPSRSPPSAASTYDRIATHFSKTREHAWPEVESFLDGRSGRVGLDVGCGNGRHCEPLADRVDRVVGVDVSRGLLLEAGARASECGYDSGVSFVRGDAAALPVADSRVDLAVYVAALHHLRPRERRVASLSELARALAPDGRALVSAWSTAHDRFDADADSEAGFDTTVDWTLPGGETVPRFYHIYAPREFDADLAASDLRVVRSVVSSGNCYAVVAPE comes from the coding sequence ATGACCCCGGACAACCCGACCCACACTGACGACTCGGACCCCACCGAAGGCGACGGCGTCGACGCGTCCGACCCGTCACGGTCGCCGCCGTCGGCCGCGTCGACGTACGACCGCATCGCGACCCACTTCTCGAAGACGCGTGAACACGCCTGGCCGGAGGTGGAGTCGTTCCTCGACGGTCGCTCAGGGCGGGTCGGGCTCGACGTCGGCTGCGGCAACGGTCGTCACTGCGAACCGCTCGCCGACCGTGTCGACCGGGTCGTCGGCGTTGACGTGAGCCGGGGGCTGTTGCTGGAGGCTGGCGCGAGAGCCAGCGAGTGCGGGTACGACTCGGGCGTGTCCTTCGTTCGCGGCGACGCCGCCGCGCTTCCCGTCGCCGACAGTCGCGTCGATCTGGCGGTGTACGTCGCCGCGCTCCATCACCTCCGTCCGCGCGAGCGACGGGTCGCCTCGCTGTCGGAGCTCGCCCGGGCGCTCGCGCCCGACGGTCGGGCGCTGGTGAGCGCGTGGAGCACCGCCCACGACCGCTTCGACGCCGACGCGGACTCGGAGGCAGGGTTCGACACGACGGTCGATTGGACCCTTCCGGGCGGGGAGACGGTGCCCCGCTTCTATCACATCTACGCGCCGCGGGAGTTCGACGCGGACCTGGCCGCGTCCGACTTGCGGGTCGTCAGGTCGGTCGTCTCCAGCGGCAACTGTTATGCGGTCGTCGCGCCGGAGTGA
- a CDS encoding type II secretion system F family protein → MVLSFLPLVGTLLLLAPVAAASVSPGANLAVTRVAVHAFGDYVGADRPRKHRQRDRLRAAHVGVTHRLYASKTLLYAAVAGVSGSVLGVYVAAATLALLRIGGEAIRTALPALLGFLADLTRIGQLTVTELFPLLLLSSATVGVGSAVAVYLFRWEILDQRAHARATQIEATLPRTVAFVYALSRSGMALPAVLETLSRNEDVYGEAARELGVAVRDMNTFGTDVLTALEHMAERTPSQNMAEFGENLASVLGSGQELSAFLRDQYERYQEEAESQQEQYLELISTFAEAYVTVLVAGPLFFITILVVIGIVLSDTLPLLRAVVYLAIPLASFGFVVYIDSITRSTGDAIAADQPVGDARLDAVTRSNADGFGDGSGARTDGGATGVDRGGAERGDRWAASRERLAAYDRIEAVLDAARRPAGIVLERPELTALLTVPVGLWWVWMRTPSFRPTPTAFARAVDSPVIEAALLVLAAYGLAYEIEKRRIRAIERAVPDFLDRMASVNDAGVSVIESLRRLTRSDLGRLTPELERTWRDVQWGATVTTALDRFRRRVHSPMVSRAIALVTNAVDASGDVAPVLEIAADEARSTRRLRRERRQVMVTYLLVIYVSFAVFLGIIGALTVAFIPAVEGAQLSSPGGVSGVSTGVFEGIGGVDTDSYVLIFYHASAIQAVASGLIAGQLGEGNVSDGVKHATVMLLLAYLTFVIVG, encoded by the coding sequence ATGGTGTTGTCGTTCCTGCCGCTGGTCGGGACGCTGCTCCTCCTGGCACCCGTCGCCGCGGCGTCGGTGAGCCCGGGGGCGAACCTCGCAGTGACCCGGGTTGCGGTTCACGCCTTCGGCGACTACGTGGGCGCCGACCGGCCCCGGAAGCACCGCCAACGCGACCGCCTTCGGGCGGCACACGTCGGCGTCACCCACCGGCTGTACGCCTCGAAGACGCTGCTGTACGCCGCCGTCGCCGGCGTCTCGGGGAGCGTCCTCGGCGTGTACGTCGCCGCGGCGACGCTGGCGCTCCTGCGGATCGGCGGGGAGGCGATCCGGACGGCACTGCCCGCATTGCTGGGCTTTCTCGCGGACTTGACCCGGATCGGCCAGCTCACGGTCACGGAGCTGTTCCCCCTCCTCTTGCTCTCCTCGGCGACCGTGGGCGTCGGGTCGGCCGTCGCCGTGTACCTCTTCCGGTGGGAGATCCTCGACCAGCGGGCACACGCGAGAGCGACACAGATCGAGGCGACGCTCCCCCGAACGGTCGCGTTCGTGTACGCGCTGTCGCGCTCGGGGATGGCGCTGCCGGCGGTGTTGGAGACGCTGTCGCGAAACGAGGACGTGTACGGCGAGGCCGCCCGCGAGCTGGGCGTCGCCGTCCGCGACATGAACACGTTCGGAACGGATGTCCTCACCGCGCTCGAACACATGGCCGAGCGAACGCCCTCCCAGAACATGGCCGAGTTCGGCGAGAACCTCGCGTCCGTGCTCGGCAGCGGCCAGGAGCTGTCGGCGTTCCTGCGCGACCAGTACGAGCGGTATCAGGAGGAGGCGGAGTCCCAACAGGAGCAGTATCTCGAGCTCATCTCGACGTTCGCGGAGGCGTACGTAACCGTACTCGTCGCGGGACCCCTGTTCTTCATCACGATCCTGGTCGTCATCGGGATCGTCCTCTCGGACACCCTTCCGCTGTTGCGCGCGGTGGTCTACCTCGCGATCCCGCTGGCGAGCTTCGGCTTCGTCGTCTACATCGACTCGATCACTCGGTCGACGGGCGACGCGATCGCGGCGGACCAGCCGGTGGGAGACGCGCGCCTCGACGCGGTGACCCGGTCGAACGCAGACGGATTCGGCGACGGTTCGGGCGCTCGGACGGACGGGGGCGCGACGGGCGTCGACCGCGGCGGCGCCGAGCGAGGGGATCGGTGGGCGGCGAGCAGGGAACGGCTGGCCGCGTACGACCGGATCGAGGCCGTGCTCGACGCCGCCCGGCGCCCGGCGGGGATCGTGCTCGAACGGCCGGAGCTGACCGCGCTCCTCACGGTTCCGGTCGGGCTGTGGTGGGTGTGGATGCGGACGCCGTCGTTCCGGCCCACGCCGACGGCGTTCGCCCGGGCGGTCGACTCGCCGGTGATCGAGGCGGCGCTGCTGGTGCTCGCAGCCTACGGCCTCGCCTACGAGATCGAGAAGCGACGGATCCGGGCGATCGAACGCGCGGTACCCGACTTCCTCGATCGGATGGCGAGCGTCAACGACGCCGGCGTGAGCGTCATCGAGAGCCTCCGTCGGCTCACGAGATCCGACCTCGGGCGGCTCACCCCGGAGTTAGAGCGGACGTGGCGTGACGTGCAGTGGGGTGCGACCGTGACGACGGCGCTCGACAGGTTCCGCCGGCGGGTTCACTCGCCGATGGTGTCGCGGGCGATCGCGCTCGTCACGAACGCCGTCGACGCGAGCGGCGACGTGGCGCCGGTCCTGGAGATCGCGGCCGACGAGGCGCGCTCGACGCGGCGGCTCCGCAGGGAGCGACGACAGGTCATGGTGACGTACCTGCTCGTGATCTACGTCTCCTTCGCGGTGTTTCTCGGCATCATCGGGGCGCTGACGGTGGCGTTCATTCCGGCCGTCGAGGGGGCGCAGCTGTCGTCCCCCGGCGGCGTCTCCGGCGTCTCGACCGGCGTGTTCGAGGGGATCGGCGGCGTCGACACCGACAGCTACGTCCTGATATTCTATCACGCATCCGCGATCCAGGCGGTCGCGTCGGGGCTCATCGCCGGACAGTTGGGCGAGGGGAACGTCAGCGACGGCGTGAAACACGCGACCGTCATGCTCCTGCTCGCGTACCTCACGTTCGTGATCGTCGGATGA
- a CDS encoding DUF5793 family protein codes for MRRDYFELTVEHIDWVETDADPAKPHVYIDFHGQEDLLRERLTGTDGELLDAGETDVAFRLQSDHERDPEATGVVGVTNRHTGDFVLELNESADDVLRFIRAAREYGRASDGDGRYRVEIDVDGDPLVTYEKETFLVYDAEGNLLRHESLIPSGVEL; via the coding sequence ATGAGGCGCGACTACTTCGAGTTGACTGTGGAGCACATCGACTGGGTCGAGACCGACGCTGATCCCGCCAAGCCCCACGTATATATCGACTTTCACGGCCAGGAGGACCTCCTCCGGGAGCGCCTCACCGGGACCGACGGCGAGCTGCTCGACGCCGGGGAGACCGACGTGGCGTTCCGGCTCCAGTCCGACCACGAGCGCGACCCCGAGGCGACGGGCGTCGTCGGGGTGACGAACCGCCACACCGGCGATTTCGTTCTCGAACTCAACGAGTCCGCCGACGACGTGCTCCGGTTCATCCGCGCGGCCCGCGAGTACGGCCGCGCCAGCGACGGCGACGGCCGCTACCGCGTCGAGATCGACGTCGACGGCGACCCCCTCGTCACCTACGAGAAGGAGACGTTCCTCGTGTACGACGCCGAGGGGAACCTGCTTCGCCACGAGAGCCTGATCCCGTCCGGCGTCGAACTCTGA
- a CDS encoding type II/IV secretion system ATPase subunit — MSGDAADATAEDSPLSTLRRRLERTIEVLRGADLDVRPFLPGEDGPLASFDPPPDHEEVDRYWVNAPYAYVVVTYDTEDDNHVYHVVEPELDDFEFELLQRVVDDIRDPLLFRDDPNEADDETLRDELAALLEQYGVDASMSTFHALSYYLRRDFRGYGKVDALLSDRHIEDISCDGYDLPIFVYHDEYSDIETNVVFGPDELDNYVIRLAQRSGRHISVGDPIVETTLPDGSRAELALGEEVTPRGSAFTIRQYAEEPFTPIDLIEYGTFSIEQMAYFWLCIEHNKSLIFAGGTASGKTTSMNAVSMFIPPRSKVLTIEDTRELSLYHDNWLSSVTRERMGEGEDIDMYDLLRSALRHRPEYIIVGEVRGEEALTLFQAMNTGHTTFSTMHADSIETVINRLENEPINVPRAMVRSLDLLSVQTLARFEGGRVRRAKTVGEIGGIDQRTGELDYSSVFEWEAGSDSFASRDSSLLDEIQSERGWSRAELLSELRDRRRFLEHLHDRGVTDYRRFTALVNEYYADADRVMARIEEAEDGTEGEALGSDTADPADLGPTGPTGPTADDDRAVGPAGDDPTDRDRSADRNDPTDPGGSTDPDDSPELDDSTNPNGSTDSGGSDTGGGD, encoded by the coding sequence ATGTCGGGGGACGCCGCTGACGCCACGGCCGAGGACAGCCCCCTGTCGACGCTCAGGCGGCGCCTCGAACGGACGATCGAGGTGCTCAGGGGCGCCGACCTCGACGTTCGGCCGTTCCTCCCGGGCGAGGACGGCCCGCTGGCGTCGTTCGACCCGCCCCCCGACCACGAGGAGGTCGACCGCTACTGGGTGAACGCCCCGTACGCGTACGTCGTCGTCACCTACGACACCGAGGACGACAACCACGTCTACCACGTCGTCGAACCCGAACTCGACGACTTCGAGTTCGAGCTGCTCCAGCGCGTCGTCGACGACATCCGCGACCCGCTGTTGTTCCGCGACGACCCGAACGAGGCCGACGACGAGACCCTTCGCGACGAGCTTGCGGCGCTGTTGGAACAGTACGGCGTCGACGCGTCGATGTCGACGTTTCACGCGCTGTCGTACTACCTCCGGCGCGACTTCCGCGGGTACGGGAAGGTCGACGCGCTCCTGTCGGACCGACACATCGAGGACATCTCGTGTGACGGCTACGACCTCCCGATCTTCGTCTATCACGACGAGTACAGCGACATCGAGACGAACGTCGTCTTCGGCCCCGACGAACTCGACAACTACGTCATCCGCCTGGCCCAGCGGTCGGGCCGACACATCTCCGTCGGCGATCCCATCGTCGAGACGACGCTCCCGGACGGCTCGCGCGCCGAGTTGGCGCTCGGCGAGGAGGTCACCCCGCGCGGGTCGGCGTTCACCATCCGCCAGTACGCCGAGGAGCCGTTCACGCCGATCGACCTGATCGAGTACGGCACCTTCTCGATCGAGCAGATGGCCTACTTCTGGCTGTGCATCGAGCACAACAAGAGCCTCATCTTCGCCGGCGGCACCGCCTCGGGGAAGACCACCTCGATGAACGCGGTGTCGATGTTCATCCCGCCGCGCTCGAAGGTGCTCACCATCGAGGACACCCGCGAGCTGTCGCTGTATCACGACAACTGGCTCTCGTCGGTCACCCGCGAGCGCATGGGCGAGGGCGAGGACATCGACATGTACGACCTCCTGCGCTCGGCGCTCCGGCACCGTCCCGAATACATCATCGTCGGCGAGGTGCGCGGCGAGGAGGCGCTCACCCTGTTCCAGGCGATGAACACCGGCCACACGACGTTCTCGACGATGCACGCGGACTCCATCGAGACCGTGATCAACCGCCTGGAGAACGAGCCGATCAACGTCCCGCGGGCGATGGTCCGGTCGCTGGACCTGCTGTCGGTGCAGACGCTCGCCCGCTTCGAGGGCGGGAGGGTGCGCCGCGCGAAGACCGTCGGCGAGATCGGCGGGATCGACCAGCGGACCGGCGAGTTGGACTACTCGTCGGTGTTCGAGTGGGAGGCGGGGTCGGACAGCTTCGCCAGCCGGGACTCCTCGCTGCTCGATGAGATCCAATCGGAACGGGGGTGGAGCCGGGCGGAGCTGCTGTCGGAGCTTCGCGACCGCAGACGGTTCCTCGAACACCTCCACGACCGCGGCGTCACCGACTACCGGCGGTTCACCGCGCTCGTCAACGAGTACTACGCCGATGCCGACCGCGTGATGGCCCGGATCGAGGAGGCCGAGGACGGCACGGAGGGCGAAGCGCTCGGATCGGACACGGCGGATCCGGCTGACCTCGGCCCAACCGGCCCAACCGGCCCAACCGCGGACGACGACCGAGCCGTTGGCCCCGCCGGCGACGACCCGACGGATCGGGATCGGTCGGCGGATCGGAACGACCCGACGGACCCGGGAGGCTCGACGGACCCGGACGACTCGCCGGAACTGGACGATTCAACGAACCCGAACGGTTCGACAGATTCGGGTGGGTCGGACACCGGCGGCGGGGACTGA
- a CDS encoding NAD(P)/FAD-dependent oxidoreductase produces the protein MISDDEFDFDVTVVGAGPAGLTSALYATRLGLDTLVVNRGGGRAAMMRDTHNVIGVTEETSGNEFLKTAQEQVKSYGGEYRRGFVEHVEAIGRGGGDSDSRGSGDDGDVDEGDDGAPDGFRVDTGDEELTTRRVVLATGFSDERPDPPLPRTGMGLHYCLHCDAYMFVDESVYVMGTGDSAAYVAMIMLNFTDEVDVLLRGEEPDWSDDTAEMLENHPVDVVREEITGMNKDDDGWLESFEFEDGTVREYKGGFPMYGSDYHAELADALGLEREDSGEVAVDDHGRTSLEGVYAVGDLTPGHNQIPVAMGEGAKCGIAIHMDLRAFPRSTDDIADLGPVDESEVPAVSPELMATAVAHEGHAGGPRADADEVEGEATADD, from the coding sequence ATGATCAGCGACGACGAGTTCGACTTCGACGTGACGGTTGTCGGCGCCGGTCCGGCGGGGCTGACGAGCGCGCTGTACGCGACCAGGCTCGGTCTCGACACGCTCGTCGTGAACCGCGGCGGCGGCCGCGCGGCGATGATGCGCGACACCCACAACGTCATCGGGGTCACCGAGGAGACCTCGGGCAACGAGTTCCTCAAGACCGCCCAGGAGCAGGTCAAAAGCTACGGCGGGGAGTACCGTCGCGGGTTCGTGGAGCACGTCGAGGCGATCGGTAGAGGCGGCGGGGACAGCGACAGCAGAGGCAGTGGGGACGACGGCGACGTAGACGAGGGGGACGACGGCGCCCCCGACGGGTTCCGAGTCGACACCGGCGACGAGGAGTTGACGACGCGACGCGTCGTGCTCGCGACCGGGTTCTCCGACGAGCGCCCCGACCCGCCGCTGCCCCGCACCGGCATGGGGCTGCACTACTGCCTCCACTGTGACGCGTACATGTTCGTCGACGAGTCGGTGTACGTGATGGGGACGGGCGACTCCGCCGCCTACGTCGCGATGATCATGCTCAACTTCACAGACGAGGTGGACGTCCTCCTGCGCGGCGAGGAACCCGACTGGTCCGACGACACCGCGGAGATGCTGGAGAACCACCCGGTCGACGTGGTCCGAGAGGAGATCACGGGGATGAACAAGGACGACGACGGCTGGCTGGAGAGCTTCGAGTTCGAGGACGGGACCGTCCGCGAGTACAAGGGTGGCTTCCCGATGTACGGCTCGGACTACCACGCCGAACTCGCCGACGCGCTCGGGTTGGAGCGGGAGGACTCGGGGGAGGTCGCCGTCGACGACCACGGGCGGACCTCCCTCGAGGGCGTGTACGCCGTCGGCGACCTCACTCCGGGTCACAACCAGATCCCCGTCGCGATGGGCGAGGGCGCCAAGTGCGGCATCGCGATCCACATGGACCTGCGGGCGTTCCCGCGGTCGACCGACGACATCGCCGACCTCGGCCCCGTCGACGAGAGCGAGGTGCCGGCCGTTTCCCCCGAACTCATGGCGACCGCCGTCGCCCACGAGGGGCACGCAGGCGGCCCGCGGGCGGACGCAGATGAGGTCGAGGGCGAGGCGACCGCCGACGACTGA
- a CDS encoding GNAT family N-acetyltransferase, with translation MTIRRATVGDADAIRRIAGDSWEADYPSILSRESVESGVEEWYDPARVRGAVEADDELLYVAERGEDTTADAADAEEIVGFAHGVVDGNAGAGHVLRLYVHPDARGEGRGRRLLERVRDDLFDRGVDRIHATVLRENEPGNEFYRSFGFERTGEAETTIGGEAYPETNYTLRRTR, from the coding sequence ATGACAATTCGACGCGCGACCGTCGGCGACGCGGACGCTATCCGGCGGATCGCCGGCGACTCGTGGGAGGCGGACTACCCGTCGATCCTCAGCAGGGAGAGCGTCGAGTCCGGGGTCGAGGAGTGGTACGATCCCGCCCGCGTCCGGGGAGCGGTCGAGGCCGACGACGAGCTGCTGTACGTGGCCGAGCGCGGCGAGGACACCACTGCCGACGCCGCCGATGCCGAGGAAATCGTCGGATTCGCCCACGGCGTCGTCGACGGGAACGCCGGCGCCGGTCACGTCCTCCGGCTGTACGTCCACCCGGACGCCCGTGGCGAGGGACGTGGGCGTCGGCTGCTGGAACGGGTCCGCGACGACCTGTTCGACCGCGGCGTCGACCGGATCCACGCGACGGTGCTGAGGGAGAACGAGCCCGGAAACGAGTTCTACCGATCGTTCGGCTTCGAACGGACGGGGGAGGCGGAGACGACGATCGGCGGCGAGGCGTATCCGGAGACGAACTACACGCTGCGACGAACGCGGTGA
- a CDS encoding uracil-DNA glycosylase family protein: MKNVTDRVSNPFGMDPGCERFVPGYGDANADFHVVGDHPGAHGGLDTGVPFTGSPAGERLLDALVRAGLLESAGDAPVVDSTYLSYLHMCEATGDRLGPDGAPTQASYDDMERFFDAELRAIAAHVLLPVGERATRHVLEQYTAQAHKTPIVMDDLHGREIRGSGWLVLPVKEPAEWIPGAGEAAESTRAAGATDGGDAPAPGNATASGDADRLIESLATLRATDYRRESDLGRFIAGSDPYLVR, from the coding sequence GTGAAGAACGTCACCGACCGCGTCTCGAACCCCTTCGGGATGGACCCGGGCTGCGAGCGGTTCGTCCCCGGGTACGGCGACGCGAACGCCGACTTCCACGTCGTCGGCGACCACCCCGGCGCTCACGGGGGCCTCGACACGGGCGTCCCGTTCACCGGCTCGCCCGCCGGGGAGCGGTTACTCGACGCGCTGGTCCGCGCCGGGCTATTGGAGTCGGCGGGCGACGCCCCGGTCGTCGACTCGACGTACCTCTCGTATCTCCACATGTGCGAGGCGACCGGCGACCGCCTCGGCCCCGACGGGGCGCCGACACAGGCCTCGTACGACGACATGGAGCGGTTCTTCGACGCCGAGCTTCGCGCCATCGCCGCCCACGTCCTGCTTCCGGTGGGCGAGCGCGCGACCCGACACGTGCTGGAGCAGTACACCGCGCAGGCGCACAAGACCCCGATCGTGATGGACGACCTTCACGGCCGCGAGATCCGCGGCTCCGGCTGGCTCGTCCTCCCGGTCAAGGAGCCCGCCGAGTGGATCCCCGGCGCCGGCGAGGCCGCCGAGTCGACCCGGGCGGCCGGCGCGACCGACGGCGGCGACGCGCCGGCTCCCGGCAACGCCACCGCCTCCGGCGACGCCGACCGGCTGATCGAGTCGCTCGCGACACTCCGGGCGACGGATTACCGGCGCGAGTCGGATCTCGGGCGGTTCATCGCCGGCTCGGACCCGTACCTCGTTCGGTGA